A stretch of Paenibacillus mucilaginosus 3016 DNA encodes these proteins:
- the pnpS gene encoding two-component system histidine kinase PnpS, whose protein sequence is MKKFRARLTLIFIILIGSSVLTAGIFMARMLQQSYIESLTASMERELRVIKATTDWRQSGSEPELFRFYSDRAAMLRASADARLTFIRSDGKVLGDSDHDPALMENHLEREEIREASASKLYGSAIRYSSTVQRNLLYVAVPLLEGENVTGYLRMAMSLEDVEGSIRQVWFVLTGMLLAVFVIAGLISYRVAYSVTRPIELITSVARQITDMNYKYRVQVNKRDEIGQLGHAINRMADSLELQMNRISEDENRLKSVLESMTSGVIMIDREGKIALLNRSAEEILGFSAKELLGKSFNQAKQQYEFTQLIQECIDVRDHIRDEVIFYYPKERILEINLNPIAEAGGEWEGLLIVLHDITAVRRLERMRSEFVANVSHELKTPIAAVKGFAETLLAGALNDKETARSFLQIIFDESERLNRLIGDILELSKIESKRIPLQFSPVHLEPFIGNCVHVMNTEAKKKGIELELNVDGDFYMEADEDRLRQILINLLSNGISYTPEGGRVRLKVEQLVSGKEVTEHDKVRFTIADTGIGIPKKDLPRIFERFYRVDKARSRSSGGTGLGLSIVKHLVELHKGTIRVESEVGVGTKFIIEMPLIHN, encoded by the coding sequence ATGAAAAAGTTTCGTGCACGCCTGACCCTGATTTTTATCATCCTGATCGGTTCCTCGGTCCTCACCGCAGGAATCTTCATGGCCCGCATGCTGCAGCAGTCGTATATCGAGTCGCTGACGGCAAGCATGGAGCGGGAGCTTCGCGTCATCAAAGCGACAACCGACTGGAGGCAGTCCGGCAGCGAACCCGAGCTCTTCCGGTTTTATTCCGACCGGGCGGCCATGCTCAGGGCTTCGGCGGACGCCCGGCTGACCTTCATCCGCAGCGACGGCAAGGTGCTGGGGGACTCCGACCATGACCCTGCATTGATGGAAAATCATCTGGAGCGGGAGGAGATCCGGGAAGCCTCCGCATCCAAACTCTACGGCAGTGCGATCCGATACAGCTCTACGGTCCAGCGCAACCTGCTGTATGTGGCCGTGCCTCTGCTGGAAGGAGAGAATGTCACGGGATATCTCCGGATGGCGATGAGTCTCGAGGATGTCGAGGGCTCGATCCGCCAGGTCTGGTTTGTCCTCACCGGGATGCTGCTGGCTGTCTTCGTCATTGCGGGTCTGATCTCGTACCGTGTCGCTTACAGCGTAACCCGCCCGATCGAGCTGATCACCAGCGTGGCCCGCCAGATCACGGATATGAATTACAAATACCGCGTGCAGGTCAACAAGCGCGACGAGATCGGCCAGCTCGGCCATGCGATCAACCGGATGGCGGACTCGCTGGAGCTGCAGATGAACCGCATCTCCGAGGACGAGAACCGGCTGAAGAGCGTGCTGGAGAGCATGACCAGCGGCGTCATCATGATCGACCGGGAAGGGAAGATTGCGCTGCTCAACCGATCCGCCGAAGAGATTCTCGGCTTCTCGGCCAAGGAGCTGCTCGGCAAGTCGTTCAACCAGGCGAAGCAGCAGTACGAGTTCACACAGCTGATCCAGGAGTGCATCGACGTGCGGGATCATATCCGCGACGAGGTGATTTTCTACTATCCGAAGGAACGGATTCTGGAGATCAACCTGAACCCGATTGCGGAAGCGGGCGGGGAATGGGAAGGCCTGCTCATCGTGCTTCACGACATTACGGCGGTCCGGCGCCTGGAGCGGATGCGCAGTGAGTTCGTGGCGAACGTGTCGCATGAACTGAAGACGCCGATCGCGGCGGTCAAGGGCTTCGCCGAGACACTGCTGGCAGGAGCGCTGAACGACAAGGAGACCGCCCGATCGTTCCTGCAGATCATCTTCGATGAGAGCGAACGCCTCAACCGGCTCATCGGGGATATACTCGAGCTGTCCAAGATCGAGTCAAAGCGGATTCCGCTGCAGTTCTCTCCCGTGCATCTCGAGCCCTTCATCGGCAACTGCGTGCATGTGATGAATACGGAAGCGAAGAAAAAAGGCATTGAACTGGAGCTGAACGTGGACGGCGACTTCTATATGGAAGCCGATGAGGACCGGCTGCGCCAGATTCTGATCAATCTGCTGTCCAACGGGATCAGCTATACGCCCGAAGGCGGCAGGGTGCGGCTGAAGGTGGAGCAGCTCGTCAGCGGCAAGGAAGTGACCGAGCACGATAAGGTCCGGTTCACGATTGCGGATACCGGGATCGGCATTCCCAAGAAGGATCTTCCGCGGATCTTCGAACGCTTCTACCGGGTGGACAAAGCGCGTTCGAGAAGCTCAGGCGGGACGGGCCTCGGCCTCTCCATCGTGAAGCACCTGGTCGAGCTGCACAAAGGGACGATCCGCGTAGAGAGCGAGGTCGGCGTAGGTACGAAGTTCATTATCGAGATGCCGCTGATCCACAATTAA
- a CDS encoding response regulator transcription factor codes for MPQKILVIEDEPTLARLLSYNLTQEGYETKVVDHGSDGLQAALQQYFDLIILDIMLPGMNGFEILSKLRQKGNKTPVIILTARNAEEEVVQGLKYGADDYITKPFGVAELLARVSAVLRRTMTEDGTQEKAGTGEKVISAGDLFIYPEKYEVLLGGESIPLRPKEFEVLLYLVQRPGVVVTRDDLMNIVWGFDYIGGQRTVDVHVSSLRKKLEMNQQSVQIESIRGVGYKLVTSMGALKK; via the coding sequence ATGCCGCAAAAAATACTTGTTATCGAGGATGAGCCTACGCTCGCGAGGCTGCTGTCGTACAACCTGACTCAGGAAGGCTATGAGACGAAGGTGGTCGATCACGGAAGCGACGGGCTGCAGGCTGCGCTGCAGCAGTATTTTGACCTGATTATTCTAGACATCATGCTGCCGGGCATGAACGGCTTCGAGATCCTGTCCAAGCTCCGCCAGAAGGGGAACAAGACGCCGGTCATCATTCTTACCGCACGCAATGCCGAGGAAGAGGTCGTCCAGGGGCTGAAGTACGGTGCAGACGATTACATCACGAAGCCGTTCGGCGTAGCCGAGCTGCTGGCGCGGGTGTCGGCTGTGCTGAGGCGCACCATGACGGAAGACGGTACGCAGGAGAAAGCGGGCACGGGAGAGAAGGTCATCTCTGCCGGAGACCTGTTCATATACCCGGAGAAGTACGAGGTGCTCCTGGGCGGAGAGTCGATTCCGCTTCGTCCGAAGGAGTTTGAAGTGCTGCTCTATCTGGTGCAGCGCCCCGGGGTCGTCGTGACGCGGGACGATCTCATGAATATCGTGTGGGGCTTCGATTACATCGGCGGCCAGCGGACGGTCGATGTGCACGTGAGCTCCCTGCGCAAGAAGCTCGAGATGAACCAGCAGTCGGTACAGATCGAATCGATTCGAGGCGTCGGCTACAAGCTGGTGACATCCATGGGAGCTTTGAAGAAATGA
- a CDS encoding Gfo/Idh/MocA family protein — MEKIRWGVLGTGWIVNKAGQGILSSDNGVWLGAAGREPGRGQALAEKYGVPRAYDSYKELLADPEIDAVYIALLNHLHREWAVKACEAGKHVLLEKPFALNAVEASAIAEAAGRNGVRVREAFIWPFYPGIGEILQRLEQGAVGEWVRFRGHFSFRAFEDSTRWHRDWGGGALYDIGCYLVHWARSFTREEPQAAEAVWTIDERHGVDRRFCGTLHFAGGRTAQFDAALDMPHGSSFELLGTEGRLSAAFKAGRRSCGSSAVSAKRSIYGRRTGSRLSGGRRKPSPRRCFECGPER; from the coding sequence ATGGAGAAGATTCGCTGGGGCGTGCTCGGGACAGGCTGGATCGTGAACAAGGCGGGGCAGGGCATTCTCTCGTCCGATAACGGGGTGTGGCTGGGGGCGGCCGGCCGAGAGCCGGGCCGGGGACAGGCGCTGGCGGAGAAATACGGTGTTCCGCGGGCCTACGATTCGTATAAGGAGCTGCTCGCGGACCCGGAGATTGACGCCGTCTACATCGCCCTGCTCAATCATCTGCACCGGGAGTGGGCCGTGAAGGCCTGCGAGGCGGGCAAGCATGTGCTGCTCGAGAAGCCCTTTGCACTGAATGCGGTGGAGGCGTCGGCGATTGCGGAAGCGGCCGGGCGTAACGGCGTGAGGGTGCGGGAAGCGTTCATCTGGCCGTTCTACCCGGGAATCGGTGAGATCCTGCAGCGCCTGGAGCAGGGGGCGGTCGGGGAATGGGTCCGGTTCCGCGGCCACTTCTCGTTCCGTGCGTTCGAGGACAGCACGCGGTGGCACAGGGATTGGGGCGGCGGAGCGCTGTACGACATCGGCTGCTATCTCGTCCACTGGGCAAGGAGCTTTACCCGTGAGGAGCCTCAGGCGGCGGAGGCCGTATGGACGATCGACGAACGCCACGGGGTGGACCGGCGCTTCTGCGGCACGCTGCACTTCGCCGGTGGGCGCACAGCCCAGTTCGATGCGGCGCTCGACATGCCGCACGGCTCGTCGTTCGAGCTGCTGGGGACGGAGGGGCGGCTGTCCGCCGCGTTCAAGGCGGGCCGGAGAAGCTGCGGATCGAGTGCCGTATCGGCGAAGAGGAGTATATATGGGAGACGGACCGGGTCACGCCTTTCCGGCGGCAGGCGGAAGCCTTCGCCGAGGAGGTGCTTCGAATGCGGACCGGAGAGGTAA
- a CDS encoding Gfo/Idh/MocA family protein, giving the protein MSKVYRIGIIGCGGIANGKHMPALKNQPNAEMVAFCDIVEERAQEAKNAFGTPDAKVYTDYKELLADGSLDIVHVCTPNDSHADISIFALESGKHVMCEKPMAKTAADARRMVEAAKRTGKKLTIGYQNRFRSDSQYLKRVCADGELGEIYYGKAHAIRRRAVPTWGVFLDEEKQGGGPLIDIGTHALDLTLWMMDNYKPKAVLGTAFHKLAKKADAANAWGSWDPEKFTVEDSAVGMITMQNGATIMLESSWAINLVKTGEAKTTLCGTEGGADMEDGLRINGEKHSKLFTNHIELDGRGVDFYEGSKDNPADLEAKLWLQAIENDTEPVVTPEQACVVSEILEAIYESSKTGKAVYFD; this is encoded by the coding sequence ATGTCCAAGGTGTATCGAATCGGAATTATCGGATGCGGCGGCATCGCCAACGGCAAGCATATGCCGGCACTCAAGAACCAGCCCAACGCCGAGATGGTGGCGTTCTGCGATATCGTGGAGGAGCGGGCCCAGGAAGCGAAGAACGCGTTCGGAACGCCTGACGCGAAGGTATATACGGATTACAAGGAGCTGCTCGCGGACGGGTCGCTGGATATCGTTCACGTGTGTACGCCGAACGATTCCCATGCGGATATCTCGATTTTCGCGCTGGAGTCCGGCAAGCATGTCATGTGCGAGAAGCCGATGGCGAAGACGGCGGCGGACGCACGCCGGATGGTGGAAGCGGCGAAGCGGACGGGCAAGAAGCTGACGATCGGCTACCAGAACCGGTTCCGCTCGGACAGCCAATACCTGAAGCGCGTCTGCGCCGACGGCGAGCTCGGGGAGATCTATTACGGCAAGGCTCATGCGATCCGCCGCCGTGCGGTTCCCACATGGGGCGTATTCCTGGATGAAGAGAAGCAGGGCGGCGGCCCGCTGATCGACATCGGCACCCACGCGCTTGACCTCACCCTGTGGATGATGGACAACTACAAGCCGAAGGCCGTGCTGGGCACTGCGTTCCACAAGCTCGCGAAGAAGGCGGACGCGGCGAATGCCTGGGGCTCCTGGGATCCGGAGAAGTTCACGGTGGAGGATTCGGCGGTAGGCATGATCACGATGCAGAACGGCGCCACGATCATGCTGGAGTCCAGCTGGGCGATCAACCTGGTGAAGACCGGCGAAGCCAAGACGACGCTGTGCGGCACCGAGGGCGGCGCGGATATGGAAGACGGGCTGCGCATCAACGGCGAGAAGCACAGCAAGCTCTTCACGAACCACATCGAGCTCGACGGGCGCGGCGTGGACTTCTATGAAGGGAGCAAGGACAATCCGGCCGACCTCGAAGCGAAGCTGTGGCTGCAGGCAATCGAGAACGATACGGAGCCGGTCGTGACGCCGGAGCAGGCGTGTGTCGTCTCCGAGATTCTCGAGGCGATCTACGAGTCCTCGAAGACCGGCAAGGCGGTATATTTCGACTAA